Below is a genomic region from Vitis riparia cultivar Riparia Gloire de Montpellier isolate 1030 chromosome 16, EGFV_Vit.rip_1.0, whole genome shotgun sequence.
TATGTTTGCTTGGAGGGTTGGGATGTCTATGTGTGTGCAGGGAGGATATTCTGCCATTATGTGCACCTCCGATTTACACTGCTAAGTTGGATGGGATGCCTATGCATCTGTCAAAAGTGATGTTGGTATTAAAACGGGCACATGACATAATGAAATAATTACTGTCCATTACGTGTGCCTGCAATTTACTCTGTTGCCATTCATGGGAAGCATCAACAGTCTTCCTTTTGGTGTTCCATCCTAAGTTTCCTTGGCAATTAGTTACTTCCATAATTTCCAATCACTTTTCAAGTGCATCCCACTTGTTTTTTAGTTGTTGTTTATTATACTCTCTTCCTGTCAAACCATCCAACTTTGGAAAAGCGTTTCCTAGGACCACCTCCTTGATACACAAGTCATATAATGTAGCTACGTTGTTGGTATCCCATCTAACCTTACCTTCTGATCCACTACCCTCTGTTTCATTCTAGCTAGAATTATTCTTATTCTTTCACATCTATAATCATGTAAACTAATCAACACACagaaaatatataggaaaaacggACATCAACAGTTCCTGGAATTGTATAATTACACTTGAACTGTGGTTTTTTTAGCATATCGGTGAGGAACTTTTAGTGAATTTGAACTTCAGGCATAATAATATTTATCGAACTAGTTGgaactttgattttaaaattgttaatatctatCACTGTAGTGAGCCTTTTGACCATAAGTAGtcataattttgaaatgattgcACAAAGATCTCTGTTTCTTGTTTACAACAATATGGATGATGTGATCTAAATTGCATGTGAGTattccttcatcttcttccagAGCACTATCAAcataattccttttattttgttttagtatCATGCTTCACTTATGCATGTTTACCATTGCTTTATGCAAGCTTGAAATGTCGAAGTAAATTGAAATATTGTTTGTAGACTGAGAAGTGTGGATCAGGGATAGTGGCAGATGAAGATATCAAGCAAGGAGAATTTGTGATAGAATATGTGGGAGAAGGTGACACTTCATTGTTTGTTGTCTTCATCACAATTGCAGCTTTATTTTGCATATCAGACAAAGGTTGAAACTTTTGATgactgttttctctctttaATGCAGTTATTGATGATAAAACATGTGAGGACAGGCTTTGGAAAATGAAACACCTTGGAGAAACAAACTTTTACCTATGTGAGATCAATCGAGATATGGTGATTGATGCTACATACAAGGGAAACAAGTCAAGATATATAAATCATAGTTGTGATCCCAACACTGAAATGCAGAAATGGTTTCTTATTGATCCTTATTTCTGATTTCATAATCATAATGGTTCCTATGCTAGTCTCATATGATTTGCTTATGCATTCTTTCAGGAGAATTGATGGTGAAACCAGAATTGGTATATTTGCAACCCGTGACATAAAAAGGGGGGAGCACCTGACCTATGATTATCAGTATGAGCACTTACACTACTATTTATTTGCATCTATTCACTAGTGGATACATTTTTAGGTTGGTTGCTTGGTGAGCATGCATTGCATCTTTagattaaactaataatttccACTAGTACATTGGTTTCCTGGAaggtcatttttcattttcctgtCTAACAAAATTTATCAGGTTTGTTCAATTTGGTGCGGATCAAGATTGCCACTGTGGTGCTGTAGGCTGTCGTAGAAAGCTTGGTGTTAAACCTAGCAAGCCTAAGTTGGCTTCCTCAGATGCTGCATTGAAACTAGTTGCATGCCAGGTGGCTATGTCCTCTTCCAAAATGAAAGCAATTCTATCAGGAAATAATGTATGTGTGAGTGGTTTGTTGATATGTTTAAGATATGGCTTAATGTACAATACCTTTTTCTCCAATTTATTGTGTTCAGAGTTTTATTTTGGAGCTTTGACTTTGCTGGATTGACAATCCATATAGTGAAATCTATTTGTTAGATCCCTAATAGTTAGAAAGCttatttgctttcttttttgataagtaaacacagaaaaaatattagaaagcttatttgctttcttcttcttttatttgtatttttttttaattttttgtggaGATGGAAAATGGTAATGAGGGAAAATTGGCAATTGAAAACTGAGTTTGATCACCCACAATAGATCCTTCTTAAACAAAGCCCTTACCAACTGAAAACTGAATAAAATGTAGGAGTCCCTTGGATATGATTCTCTGGGAACAGTATTAAGAACACCTACTGCAATGGTGGCATCCCACTTGTTGGTTTGAAGGCCATAAATGCTTTTGATGCCACAATGCTACAATGATAAACTCTCCCTTGGGCATAGTCACTTGTCCAGATGGATCTATTCCTTGTTGAGATCCTTCCTATTCCCAGTCTCCCTTCACTCTTAGGTCTACACACTTTGTCAGTTGGTATGTTATGAAGCATGGTTTTGGGTTTTTGCTTATGGTAGAATTATTCCATAATAGAAATGGGGTTTAGGTGTGGGATAGGGTTACTTCAGTTAGGAAGCTTAAATCATTGATCAAGTTCAAGAGATGGTAAAGCATGAAGATAGGATGTTAAGTTGAGATGAGAGGAACAGAATGAATTGTGCTAAGCCTATTTCTTCAATGAAAGAACCTATGTAAATGGAGCTAAAAGTTTCTtgcttttattttgttaaagttGTACTGCAAAATTGATGTCTGAAATAATATAACGACTGGGGTTTGGTAGATTTATGAATTTCCAGACATTCTTAGCTGGAAAAATGCTAACAAGAAATGTATAATTATGAAtcttgattattttattttatttatttttgcatcaCTCTTTTATACACTCCtgtacattttctttttcttcttttgaaggATTTCTCATTGTTCTTTCCTTTGTACAGATGCTTACTTTTATCTAATATAATACAAGTATAGTTTCTGatcaagaaaagggaaaaaaatattgtcaagTTTTGGATGTTTATTTTAACCTTGGAATTCCATCGGAGTTGTATCTTTTGATGTACATGTGTTTGAAGATTGGA
It encodes:
- the LOC117933541 gene encoding histone-lysine N-methyltransferase ASHH3 isoform X2, producing MVFEQDLHDVLIHLQAFLQHWILEEMIRRMLQSSCSSGCKCGTSCLNKPFQSRPVKKMKMVETEKCGSGIVADEDIKQGEFVIEYVGEVIDDKTCEDRLWKMKHLGETNFYLCEINRDMVIDATYKGNKSRYINHSCDPNTEMQKWRIDGETRIGIFATRDIKRGEHLTYDYQFVQFGADQDCHCGAVGCRRKLGVKPSKPKLASSDAALKLVACQVAMSSSKMKAILSGNNVYQNGGLHIGSSRLTHDQQRIGSRNCIGEIIMVTRSMGERSFGIIKRFDNNSKKHLIMFEDGDGEFLDMSKEDWEFVTL